The proteins below are encoded in one region of Shewanella algae:
- a CDS encoding Hsp20 family protein has protein sequence MRNYDLTPLYRSAIGFDRLARLAEHAAANNGNAGYPPYNIELLGENRYRITMAVAGFAMDELEITSEGEKLLVKGTKGEQAPERKYLYQGIAERGFERTFQLADYVTVEGAHLEHGLLNIDLVREIPEAMKPRKIEIGSGNRLIEEIQA, from the coding sequence ATGCGTAACTATGATTTGACTCCCCTTTATCGCAGCGCTATCGGTTTTGATCGTTTGGCCCGTTTGGCCGAACATGCCGCCGCCAACAATGGCAATGCCGGTTACCCTCCATACAATATTGAACTCTTGGGTGAGAACCGGTACCGGATCACCATGGCGGTTGCAGGTTTTGCCATGGATGAGCTGGAGATCACCAGCGAGGGCGAAAAGCTGTTGGTGAAAGGCACCAAGGGCGAACAGGCTCCGGAGCGTAAATATCTGTATCAGGGCATTGCCGAGCGCGGCTTTGAACGTACCTTCCAGTTGGCCGATTATGTGACCGTCGAAGGCGCCCATCTGGAACACGGCCTGCTCAATATAGACTTGGTGCGCGAGATCCCTGAAGCCATGAAACCGCGGAAAATTGAGATAGGCTCAGGTAACCGCCTGATAGAAGAAATTCAGGCCTGA
- a CDS encoding Na+/H+ antiporter family protein, whose amino-acid sequence MNAVVIAVCLMLALSLARVNVVIALTISALVAGLMGGLDIHQTIEAFNTGLGGGAQIALSYALLGAFAVALSHSGLTTLISTSVIKALGKDPDSQNLKWVRSLLLLSLLAMAISSQNILPIHIAFIPILVPPLLHLMSKLKLDRRLVACVITFGLVTTYMVLPVGFGGIFLNDILLANLQSNGLEAQSGDIPQAMLIPAAGMLAGLLTAVFISYRKPREYREEQILAAEPETGLSKRNIIIAVLAILATLLVQLQTDSMIFGALVGFMIFSFSGALKHVADEDIFNQGVRMMANIGFIMIAAAGFAAVVKQTGEVLTLVSAIGELIGDNKGLGALLMLVVGLLITMGIGSSFSTIPIIATIYVPLALNFGFSVPAVIALVGTAAALGDAGSPASDSTLGPTAGLNADGQHDHIRDSVIPTFIHYNIPLLIFGWIAAMVL is encoded by the coding sequence ATGAACGCAGTTGTGATTGCCGTCTGTCTGATGCTCGCTCTCAGCCTGGCCCGGGTCAATGTGGTGATCGCCTTGACGATCAGCGCCCTGGTTGCCGGCTTGATGGGAGGACTGGACATCCACCAGACCATAGAGGCATTCAATACCGGCCTGGGCGGTGGAGCCCAGATAGCCCTGAGTTATGCCCTGCTCGGCGCCTTTGCCGTGGCCCTGTCCCATTCCGGGCTGACCACTTTGATCTCCACCTCTGTGATCAAGGCCCTTGGCAAAGATCCCGATAGTCAAAACCTCAAGTGGGTTCGCAGCCTGTTGCTGCTGTCCCTGCTGGCCATGGCTATCAGCTCACAAAACATTCTGCCGATCCATATCGCCTTTATCCCCATTCTGGTGCCGCCACTCTTGCATCTGATGTCCAAACTCAAGCTGGACAGGCGTTTGGTCGCCTGTGTTATCACCTTCGGCCTGGTCACCACTTATATGGTGTTGCCTGTGGGCTTTGGCGGCATATTTCTAAACGACATACTGCTGGCAAACCTGCAGTCCAACGGCTTAGAGGCCCAGTCAGGGGATATTCCCCAAGCCATGCTTATTCCGGCCGCCGGCATGCTGGCCGGACTGTTGACGGCCGTGTTTATCAGCTATCGCAAGCCAAGAGAGTACCGGGAAGAGCAGATCCTCGCCGCCGAGCCGGAAACCGGACTCAGCAAGCGCAACATCATCATTGCCGTGCTGGCCATTCTGGCGACTCTGCTGGTGCAACTGCAGACAGATTCGATGATTTTCGGCGCGCTGGTTGGCTTTATGATCTTCTCATTCAGCGGCGCGCTCAAACATGTGGCCGATGAAGATATCTTTAACCAAGGCGTGCGCATGATGGCCAACATAGGCTTTATCATGATAGCCGCCGCCGGTTTCGCCGCCGTGGTCAAACAAACCGGTGAAGTGCTGACTCTGGTGAGTGCCATAGGTGAGTTGATTGGTGACAACAAGGGCCTGGGCGCATTGTTGATGCTGGTGGTGGGTCTGTTGATCACCATGGGTATTGGCTCATCCTTCTCGACTATCCCCATTATTGCCACCATCTATGTGCCGCTGGCGCTGAACTTTGGTTTCTCTGTGCCTGCGGTTATCGCCCTGGTCGGCACCGCCGCAGCGCTTGGGGATGCCGGCTCACCGGCATCGGACTCGACGCTCGGCCCCACCGCCGGCCTGAATGCCGATGGTCAACACGACCATATCCGCGACAGCGTGATCCCAACCTTTATTCACTACAATATCCCACTGCTGATCTTCGGCTGGATTGCCGCCATGGTACTCTAA
- a CDS encoding peroxiredoxin, with protein MSVLVGRPAPDFTAAAVLGSGEIVDSFNLTAAIKGKPAVVFFYPLDFTFVCPSELIAFDHRMEEFKKRGVEVIGVSIDSQFTHNAWRNTPVEKGGIGQVQYTLVADVRHDICKAYDVEHPEAGVAFRGSFLIDKEGMVRHQVVNDLPLGRNVDEMLRMIDALQFHEEHGEVCPAGWEKGKKGMKDSPDGVAAYLSENAEEL; from the coding sequence ATGAGCGTATTAGTAGGCCGTCCGGCTCCGGACTTTACTGCAGCAGCTGTTCTGGGTTCTGGTGAAATTGTTGACAGCTTCAACCTGACTGCAGCAATCAAAGGCAAGCCTGCGGTAGTGTTCTTCTACCCACTGGATTTCACCTTCGTGTGCCCATCTGAGCTGATCGCCTTCGATCACCGCATGGAAGAGTTCAAGAAGCGTGGCGTTGAAGTGATCGGTGTTTCTATCGATTCTCAGTTTACTCACAATGCATGGCGTAACACCCCAGTGGAAAAAGGCGGTATCGGCCAGGTTCAATACACTCTGGTAGCCGACGTTCGCCACGATATCTGTAAGGCTTACGATGTTGAGCACCCTGAAGCCGGTGTGGCTTTCCGTGGTTCTTTCCTGATCGACAAAGAAGGCATGGTGCGTCACCAGGTCGTTAACGATCTGCCTCTTGGCCGTAACGTCGATGAAATGCTGCGTATGATTGACGCGCTGCAATTCCACGAAGAGCACGGTGAAGTTTGTCCTGCAGGTTGGGAAAAAGGCAAGAAAGGCATGAAAGACAGCCCAGACGGTGTTGCTGCCTACCTGTCTGAGAACGCTGAAGAGCTGTAA
- a CDS encoding DUF3137 domain-containing protein, producing the protein MNSMEFAIPEQDKQAFGQYYAQKIAPKCRRYESVREAAAARYKERRKIVAPLTFIGIPAFLLFFAMSFYGAFMLDFKEGVFFIGFGGAVLSLAVVVLANIWAGSEISELRTQIVEEIYPLLLGYFGKSFAFNPSGLPELESYKDYGLFPDYDKGYFQNSVRGKYLNVPFLLRELTLLERTGKNDNGPQYKTLFDGIVIEFDLPKTFSATIQVRRDKGFMANGLAQFRNKLSRVKLEDPDFERRFEVYSDDQLEARYVLNTATMERLLSLSGFYQGELEACFRQGRLFVKIACQHSYFEPQLDLLKPLDLSADIEQVFKEIHEVFDLIKALKLDSRTGL; encoded by the coding sequence ATGAATTCAATGGAGTTTGCTATTCCGGAGCAAGACAAGCAGGCCTTCGGCCAATATTATGCGCAAAAGATTGCACCCAAGTGTCGACGTTATGAGTCGGTTCGAGAGGCCGCTGCTGCCAGGTATAAAGAGCGTAGAAAGATAGTTGCGCCTCTCACCTTTATTGGCATTCCGGCATTTTTGCTGTTTTTTGCCATGAGTTTCTACGGCGCCTTCATGCTGGATTTTAAAGAAGGGGTGTTTTTTATCGGCTTTGGCGGCGCCGTGCTATCTCTGGCGGTGGTGGTGTTGGCCAACATCTGGGCTGGCAGTGAGATAAGTGAACTGCGTACCCAGATAGTTGAGGAGATCTATCCTCTACTGCTGGGGTATTTCGGTAAAAGCTTTGCGTTCAACCCCTCGGGATTGCCTGAACTGGAAAGCTATAAAGACTATGGTCTCTTTCCCGACTATGACAAAGGTTATTTTCAAAACTCGGTCAGAGGCAAATATCTTAATGTGCCTTTTCTGCTTAGGGAACTGACGTTACTCGAACGCACAGGCAAGAACGATAATGGTCCCCAATATAAGACGCTGTTCGATGGCATAGTGATAGAGTTTGACCTGCCGAAGACATTTTCCGCGACCATCCAAGTGCGCCGCGATAAAGGTTTTATGGCCAATGGCTTGGCGCAGTTCAGAAACAAGCTCTCGAGGGTAAAGCTGGAAGACCCGGACTTTGAGCGTAGATTTGAGGTCTACAGTGACGATCAGCTCGAAGCCAGATATGTGCTCAATACAGCGACTATGGAACGTTTGTTGTCACTATCAGGATTTTATCAAGGCGAGCTGGAAGCCTGTTTTAGACAGGGGCGATTGTTTGTCAAAATAGCCTGTCAGCACAGCTATTTTGAGCCGCAACTGGATCTTCTCAAGCCGCTGGATCTCAGCGCAGACATAGAGCAAGTGTTCAAAGAAATCCATGAAGTATTCGACTTGATTAAAGCCCTGAAACTCGATAGTCGCACCGGGCTTTAA